From a region of the Nonomuraea helvata genome:
- a CDS encoding oxidoreductase: protein MSVWFVTGASRGLGAEIVREALSRGHSVIATARNAEAVLTTYPDKPAGLLAVTTDVTSQEQLQAAVDAGLAEFGRIDVVVNNAGYGLVGAVEEVSDKAVRDLFEVNVFGVLNTLRATLPTLRAQRSGCVLNIGSVAGFATAPGTGLYGATKFALEGISEALHGELAPLGVRVVIVEPGGFRTDFLNSASLEVQPASISDYDAGAGPTRAALAANDGRQPGDPAKAAAAIVDVAEAAEPPLRLQLGADAVERVEGKLDLVRRELDQWRHIALSTGF from the coding sequence ATGAGTGTCTGGTTCGTCACCGGAGCGTCGCGGGGTCTCGGAGCGGAGATCGTGCGCGAAGCGCTGTCACGGGGGCACAGTGTCATTGCCACGGCTCGGAACGCGGAGGCGGTGCTCACGACATATCCGGACAAGCCTGCCGGGCTGCTGGCCGTGACCACGGATGTCACTTCTCAGGAGCAGCTCCAGGCCGCCGTCGATGCTGGACTGGCCGAGTTCGGCCGGATCGACGTCGTGGTGAACAATGCCGGATACGGGCTGGTGGGTGCGGTCGAGGAGGTGTCCGACAAGGCGGTACGCGACCTGTTCGAGGTCAACGTCTTCGGCGTGCTGAACACGTTGCGCGCGACGCTGCCCACGCTGCGCGCCCAACGGTCCGGGTGCGTGCTGAACATCGGTTCGGTGGCCGGGTTCGCGACGGCCCCGGGCACGGGCCTGTACGGCGCGACGAAGTTCGCCCTCGAGGGCATTTCCGAAGCGCTGCACGGCGAACTGGCACCACTCGGTGTGCGGGTCGTCATCGTCGAGCCGGGCGGCTTCCGCACGGACTTCCTCAATAGCGCAAGCCTGGAAGTCCAGCCCGCCTCCATCTCGGATTATGACGCCGGCGCGGGCCCGACCCGCGCGGCGCTGGCCGCCAACGACGGCCGTCAGCCGGGCGATCCGGCGAAGGCCGCCGCCGCCATCGTGGACGTCGCGGAGGCAGCCGAGCCTCCGCTGCGCCTGCAACTCGGCGCGGACGCGGTCGAACGTGTGGAGGGCAAGCTTGATCTCGTCCGGCGCGAGCTGGACCAGTGGCGGCACATCGCTCTCTCGACCGGCTTCTGA
- a CDS encoding MerR family transcriptional regulator, which produces MDLSIGEVSKRSGLSVHALRFYEKEGLFANSIRRTPNGRRIYHEEDLEWLASCARLRSSGMSLAAIRQYVELTRQGAGNEHDRLALLRDHEQQVEAQIRELQECLDLIRYKVEVYAEYVARGQADELWNPSHPDAERTVPEPCRDAPRAPAELPATGFLPPLREHGQADRQV; this is translated from the coding sequence GTGGATCTGAGCATCGGCGAGGTGTCCAAGCGGAGCGGGCTGAGTGTCCACGCGCTGCGCTTCTACGAGAAGGAGGGGTTGTTCGCCAACTCCATACGCCGCACGCCGAACGGGCGGCGGATCTACCACGAGGAAGACCTCGAGTGGCTGGCGAGCTGTGCCAGGCTGCGCTCATCGGGGATGTCGCTGGCGGCGATCCGGCAGTACGTCGAGCTGACCCGGCAGGGGGCCGGCAACGAGCACGACCGCCTGGCGTTGCTGCGCGATCATGAGCAGCAGGTCGAGGCGCAGATTCGTGAGCTGCAGGAATGCTTGGACCTGATCAGATACAAGGTCGAGGTCTACGCGGAGTATGTCGCCCGCGGCCAGGCCGACGAGCTCTGGAATCCCTCCCATCCGGACGCCGAACGGACTGTTCCCGAGCCATGCCGTGATGCGCCTCGCGCGCCGGCTGAGCTCCCGGCCACCGGCTTCCTGCCGCCCCTGCGGGAGCACGGACAGGCAGATCGGCAGGTCTAG
- the pgeF gene encoding peptidoglycan editing factor PgeF gives MQLAPGVHVAITDRHGGVSVPPYGSRNLGGLVGDDPEAVRANRAGVAAELGVRGIVFMRQVHGADVAYVSEPFGDDPPALDGVFTTEPGLALASLGADCPAVLVADPVARMVGAAHSGRPGTEAGIASALVAAMAAKGAEPGRMVALIGPGACGRCYEVPAELRERVAARVPETWSTTSWDTPALDLRAGIEAQLRAAGLPDVRHDARCTIESEELYSHRREQPGGRFAGIIWLAR, from the coding sequence ATGCAGCTGGCCCCTGGAGTCCATGTCGCCATCACCGACCGCCACGGAGGCGTCAGCGTCCCGCCGTACGGGTCGCGCAATCTCGGCGGCCTGGTCGGGGACGACCCGGAGGCCGTGCGGGCCAACCGGGCGGGCGTGGCGGCCGAGCTGGGCGTGCGGGGCATCGTGTTCATGCGCCAGGTCCACGGCGCCGACGTCGCCTACGTGAGCGAGCCGTTCGGGGACGATCCGCCGGCGCTCGACGGGGTGTTCACCACCGAGCCGGGCCTGGCGCTGGCCTCGCTCGGCGCCGACTGCCCGGCGGTGCTGGTGGCCGATCCGGTGGCGCGCATGGTCGGCGCGGCGCACTCCGGCCGCCCGGGCACCGAGGCGGGCATCGCGAGCGCCCTGGTGGCGGCCATGGCGGCCAAGGGCGCCGAGCCGGGGCGGATGGTCGCGCTGATCGGGCCGGGCGCGTGCGGCCGCTGCTACGAGGTGCCCGCCGAGCTGCGCGAACGGGTGGCCGCCCGTGTCCCCGAGACGTGGTCCACGACGTCGTGGGACACGCCCGCGCTCGACCTGCGGGCCGGGATCGAGGCCCAGCTCCGCGCGGCCGGGTTGCCGGACGTACGCCATGACGCCCGCTGCACGATCGAGTCGGAGGAGCTGTACTCGCACCGCCGAGAGCAGCCGGGCGGCCGCTTCGCCGGGATCATCTGGCTCGCCCGCTGA
- a CDS encoding ATP-dependent DNA ligase, producing the protein MSEPTDQTEPVEEPAPVEPEPEPVPNLPVRPPVPPMLAKPVKAMPKQNGTLFYEPKWDGFRCIVFRDGDEVYLGSRNERPFTRYFPELVEAVRAELPDRCVVDGEIVLPRGSQLDFDALQQRIHPAASRVTLLSEQTPAQFIAFDLLALGDESLMEEPFSERRARLERIFPEKGESIRLTPVTTSDEQAAEWFETFEGAGLDGIIVKPGDQPYVPDKRTMFKVKHERTADVVICGYREHKSGPIVGSLLLGLYGDDGRLHHVGVAASFPMARRAELVEEIRPYIAELSEHPWGHWAEQAAANIGQPATGPSRGGQRVPGAVSRWNAKKDLSFIPLRPELVIEVAYDQMEGDRFRHTAQWRRWRPDRTPESCTYEQLERPVSYDLDDILAR; encoded by the coding sequence ATGAGCGAGCCGACTGACCAGACCGAGCCTGTCGAAGAGCCGGCGCCCGTTGAACCAGAGCCGGAGCCGGTGCCCAACCTGCCGGTGCGCCCTCCCGTGCCGCCCATGCTGGCCAAGCCGGTCAAGGCCATGCCCAAGCAGAACGGCACGCTGTTCTACGAGCCGAAGTGGGACGGCTTCCGCTGCATCGTGTTCCGCGACGGCGACGAGGTCTACCTGGGCAGCCGTAACGAGCGGCCGTTCACACGCTACTTCCCCGAGCTGGTCGAGGCGGTCAGGGCCGAGCTGCCGGACAGGTGCGTGGTGGACGGCGAGATCGTGCTGCCCAGGGGGTCGCAGCTCGACTTCGACGCGCTGCAGCAGCGCATCCATCCGGCCGCCTCGCGGGTGACGTTGCTGTCGGAGCAGACTCCGGCCCAGTTCATCGCGTTCGACCTGCTCGCGTTGGGCGACGAGTCGCTGATGGAGGAGCCGTTCTCGGAGCGGCGGGCGCGCCTTGAGCGGATATTTCCGGAAAAGGGGGAGTCCATCCGGCTGACCCCGGTCACGACCAGCGACGAGCAGGCCGCCGAGTGGTTCGAGACGTTCGAGGGCGCGGGGCTCGACGGCATCATCGTCAAGCCGGGCGACCAGCCGTACGTCCCCGACAAGCGCACCATGTTCAAGGTCAAGCACGAGCGCACGGCCGACGTGGTGATCTGCGGCTACCGCGAGCACAAGTCGGGCCCGATCGTGGGGTCGCTGCTGCTCGGCCTCTACGGCGACGACGGCCGGCTGCACCATGTGGGGGTGGCGGCCTCGTTCCCCATGGCGCGCAGGGCCGAGCTGGTGGAGGAGATCAGGCCGTACATCGCGGAGCTGAGCGAGCACCCCTGGGGCCACTGGGCCGAGCAGGCGGCGGCCAACATCGGCCAGCCCGCCACCGGCCCCTCGCGCGGCGGGCAGCGGGTGCCGGGCGCGGTGTCGCGATGGAACGCCAAGAAGGACCTGTCGTTCATCCCTCTCAGGCCGGAGCTGGTGATCGAGGTGGCCTACGACCAGATGGAAGGCGACCGCTTCCGGCACACCGCCCAGTGGCGGCGGTGGCGGCCCGACCGCACCCCTGAGTCATGCACGTACGAGCAGCTCGAACGGCCCGTCAGCTACGACCTCGACGACATCCTGGCCCGATAG
- a CDS encoding pyrimidine reductase family protein, with protein MRRIYPDIKDNPDIVQAYAYPEGRPWLRLNMVASADGAAWLKGRSGGLSSSGDKQIFQILRGLADVVVAGAATVRKEGYGPIKPRDTWAAIRAGRADVPPIAVISRSLDFDLERFADAPSRTIVITCEAAPGERRKAAARGSDVVVAGEEGVDMRRAVAALHERGLTRILCEGGPRVNAQLSADDLVDELCLSISPLLVGGGAARIVNGEPAQVTLGLSQVLEEEGVLFCKYTREQSDERAD; from the coding sequence GTGCGGCGCATCTATCCCGACATAAAGGACAACCCGGACATCGTTCAGGCGTACGCCTACCCCGAGGGCCGGCCGTGGCTGCGGCTCAACATGGTGGCCAGCGCCGACGGCGCGGCGTGGTTGAAGGGCCGATCGGGCGGTCTGTCCAGCAGCGGCGACAAGCAGATCTTCCAGATCCTGCGCGGCCTGGCCGACGTCGTCGTCGCGGGGGCCGCCACCGTGCGCAAGGAGGGCTACGGCCCGATCAAGCCGCGCGACACGTGGGCCGCGATCCGCGCGGGCCGAGCCGACGTGCCGCCCATCGCGGTCATCAGCCGCAGCCTCGACTTCGACCTCGAGCGGTTCGCCGACGCCCCCAGCAGGACGATCGTGATCACCTGCGAGGCCGCCCCGGGCGAGCGGCGCAAGGCGGCGGCCAGGGGCTCCGACGTCGTCGTCGCCGGAGAGGAGGGCGTCGACATGCGGCGGGCCGTGGCCGCGCTGCACGAGCGCGGCCTGACCAGGATCCTGTGCGAGGGCGGCCCCAGGGTCAACGCCCAGCTCTCGGCGGACGACCTGGTCGACGAGCTCTGCCTGTCGATCAGTCCGCTGCTGGTCGGCGGCGGCGCGGCGCGCATCGTCAACGGTGAGCCCGCGCAGGTCACACTGGGCCTCAGCCAGGTCCTGGAAGAGGAGGGGGTCCTCTTCTGCAAATACACGAGGGAGCAGAGCGATGAGCGAGCCGACTGA
- a CDS encoding YybH family protein gives MRELAERPEDVPAVFAERFNSGDLAALAEVYESGAVFVPEPGMPLTGAEAQAANAAFAGLGVPVSVRPRHVYTTGDLALLVVDWTIDGTDADGQHVHIEGTATDVARRGEDGRWRYAIDNPFGVSGA, from the coding sequence ATGCGGGAGCTTGCGGAGCGGCCGGAGGACGTGCCGGCGGTGTTCGCCGAGCGGTTCAACAGCGGCGACCTGGCAGCACTGGCCGAGGTGTACGAGAGCGGGGCGGTGTTCGTGCCCGAGCCGGGCATGCCGCTGACCGGCGCGGAGGCCCAGGCCGCCAACGCCGCGTTCGCCGGCCTCGGGGTGCCGGTCAGCGTCCGCCCGCGGCACGTCTACACGACCGGGGACCTCGCGCTGCTGGTCGTGGACTGGACGATCGACGGGACGGACGCCGACGGCCAGCACGTCCACATCGAGGGCACCGCCACCGACGTCGCCCGGCGCGGCGAGGACGGGCGCTGGCGGTACGCGATCGACAACCCGTTCGGCGTCTCGGGTGCATGA
- a CDS encoding helix-turn-helix domain-containing protein translates to MAHQTVGHAVRPGLPDDPSAAVTEPDPACPVEITLAVLRGRWTTLVVRELLRGECTFTELREALPALSDKVLSDRLAQLTQAGVLIRHRRPGWPPRTRYQLTPKGRGLGPVLQALWDWGAEHHPPSPERP, encoded by the coding sequence GTGGCTCACCAAACGGTTGGTCATGCGGTCCGGCCCGGCCTGCCCGACGACCCGTCGGCCGCCGTCACCGAACCCGACCCGGCATGCCCGGTGGAGATCACCCTTGCCGTGCTGCGCGGCCGCTGGACGACCTTGGTGGTACGCGAGCTCCTGCGGGGCGAATGTACGTTCACCGAGCTCCGGGAGGCGCTGCCCGCGCTGTCGGACAAGGTCCTGTCGGACCGGCTGGCGCAGCTGACGCAGGCCGGTGTCCTCATCCGGCACCGCCGGCCCGGCTGGCCGCCGCGCACCCGCTACCAGCTGACCCCGAAGGGGCGCGGCCTCGGGCCCGTGCTGCAGGCCCTGTGGGACTGGGGGGCGGAACACCACCCACCCTCGCCGGAGCGACCCTGA
- the glgX gene encoding glycogen debranching protein GlgX produces the protein MREVWPGEPYPLGATWDGVGTSFSVFSEVAERVELCLFHDDGTEERVDLPEVDGFVWHGYLPGIQPGQRYGFRVHGPYEPSQGHRSNPAKLLLDPYAKAIDGELTWNQALFPYYFTDPTRRNTEDSAPYMPKNVVINPFFEWGNDRPPRIPYHQTVIYEAHVRGLTMRHPDVPSDQRGTYAGMGHPAVIEHLLSLGVTAVELMPVHHYIPEHFLVARGLTNYWGYNTMAYLAPHGSYSSAGTRGQQVLEFKAMVRALHEAGIEVILDVVYNHTAEGDHMGPTLGFRGIDNAAYYRLHDGDRRYYLDYTGCGNSLNVRSPHALQLIMDSLRYWVLDMHVDGFRFDLASALARELHDVDRLSAFFDLIQQDPVISQVKLIAEPWDVGPGGYQVGNFPPLWTEWNGKYRDIVRDFWRGTHSALPEFASRLTGSADLYESSGRRPVASINFVTCHDGFTLADLVSYDHKHNEANGEDNRDGTNDNRSWNCGAEGPVEDPEIVQLRRRQRRNFLATLFLSQGVPMLSHGDELGRTQRGNNNAYCQDNELAWVDWSMVRTEQELLEFVRALSKLRREHPVFQRRRFFHGRHPEDGKRDLVWLTPGGKEMTAGDWHIGYAKSLMVYLNGEAITEPGPRGERIVDDSFLLLINAHHENMPFTLPGEECGTGWVPVLDTSHDTMEEAFADEGWQAGDVVAVTSRSLQVLRQPRRTPGNAR, from the coding sequence ATGCGTGAGGTCTGGCCGGGCGAGCCCTATCCCCTCGGCGCTACCTGGGATGGCGTGGGCACCAGCTTTTCGGTGTTCTCGGAGGTCGCCGAGCGGGTCGAGCTGTGCCTTTTTCACGATGACGGCACCGAGGAGCGGGTCGATCTGCCCGAGGTCGACGGGTTCGTCTGGCATGGTTATCTGCCGGGCATCCAGCCGGGGCAGCGGTACGGCTTCCGCGTCCACGGGCCGTACGAGCCGTCCCAAGGTCACCGGAGCAACCCCGCCAAGCTGCTCCTCGACCCCTACGCCAAGGCCATCGACGGCGAGCTGACCTGGAACCAGGCGCTGTTCCCCTATTACTTCACCGACCCCACCAGGCGGAACACCGAGGACAGCGCTCCCTACATGCCGAAGAACGTGGTCATCAACCCGTTCTTCGAGTGGGGCAACGACCGGCCGCCGCGCATCCCGTACCACCAGACCGTGATCTACGAGGCCCACGTGCGCGGGCTCACCATGCGCCACCCCGACGTGCCGTCCGACCAGCGCGGCACGTACGCGGGCATGGGGCACCCCGCGGTCATCGAGCATCTGCTGTCGCTCGGGGTGACGGCGGTCGAGCTGATGCCGGTGCACCACTACATCCCCGAGCACTTCCTGGTGGCCCGCGGGCTGACCAACTACTGGGGCTACAACACCATGGCCTACCTGGCGCCCCACGGGAGCTACTCCAGCGCGGGGACGCGGGGGCAGCAGGTGCTGGAGTTCAAGGCGATGGTGCGGGCGCTGCACGAGGCGGGCATCGAGGTCATCCTCGACGTGGTCTACAACCACACGGCCGAGGGCGACCACATGGGGCCCACGCTGGGGTTCAGGGGGATCGACAACGCCGCCTACTACCGGCTGCACGACGGTGACCGGCGCTACTACCTCGACTACACCGGCTGCGGCAACTCCCTCAACGTGCGCTCGCCGCACGCGCTGCAGCTGATCATGGACTCGCTGCGTTACTGGGTGCTCGACATGCACGTCGACGGGTTCCGGTTCGACCTGGCGTCGGCGCTGGCCAGAGAGCTGCACGATGTCGACCGGCTGAGCGCGTTCTTCGACCTGATCCAGCAGGACCCGGTGATCTCGCAGGTCAAGCTGATCGCCGAGCCGTGGGACGTGGGTCCCGGCGGCTACCAGGTCGGAAATTTCCCGCCCTTGTGGACGGAGTGGAACGGGAAATACCGCGACATCGTGCGAGATTTCTGGAGAGGCACGCATTCCGCCCTCCCCGAGTTCGCCTCCCGGCTGACCGGCTCCGCCGACCTCTACGAGTCCTCCGGCCGCCGCCCGGTCGCCTCGATCAACTTCGTGACCTGCCACGACGGGTTCACCCTCGCCGACCTGGTCTCGTACGACCACAAGCACAACGAGGCCAACGGCGAGGACAACCGCGACGGCACCAACGACAACCGCTCCTGGAATTGCGGCGCGGAGGGCCCCGTCGAGGACCCCGAGATCGTCCAGCTCCGCCGCCGCCAGCGGCGCAACTTCCTGGCCACCCTGTTCCTGTCGCAGGGCGTGCCCATGCTCTCCCACGGCGACGAGCTCGGGCGCACCCAGCGCGGCAACAACAACGCCTACTGCCAGGACAACGAACTGGCCTGGGTCGACTGGTCGATGGTGCGCACCGAGCAGGAGCTGCTCGAGTTCGTCAGGGCGCTGTCGAAGCTGCGCCGCGAGCACCCGGTCTTCCAGCGCCGCCGCTTCTTCCACGGCCGCCATCCCGAGGACGGCAAGCGCGACCTGGTCTGGCTCACCCCGGGCGGCAAGGAGATGACGGCGGGCGACTGGCACATCGGGTACGCCAAGTCGCTCATGGTCTACCTGAACGGCGAGGCCATCACCGAGCCGGGGCCGAGGGGCGAGCGGATCGTGGACGACTCGTTCCTGCTGCTCATCAACGCGCACCACGAGAACATGCCGTTCACGCTGCCGGGCGAGGAGTGCGGCACGGGCTGGGTGCCCGTGCTCGACACCAGCCACGACACGATGGAGGAGGCGTTCGCGGACGAGGGCTGGCAGGCGGGCGACGTGGTGGCCGTCACGTCCCGGTCCCTCCAGGTCCTCCGCCAGCCCCGCCGCACGCCGGGCAACGCCCGATAG
- a CDS encoding OsmC family protein: MATTRTATTEWKGALINGSGTVSLNTSGVGTFEVTWASRSQEANGKTSPEELIAAAHSSCFSMALSHGLAGAGTPPESLETSADVTFQPGEGITGIVLTVKGHVPGISAEQFQEAAETAKANCPVSKALAGTTITLEAELL, from the coding sequence ATGGCCACCACCCGCACCGCCACCACCGAGTGGAAGGGCGCCCTGATCAACGGCTCGGGCACGGTCTCGCTGAACACGTCCGGCGTGGGCACGTTCGAGGTCACCTGGGCGTCCAGGTCCCAGGAGGCCAATGGCAAGACCTCCCCCGAGGAGCTCATCGCCGCCGCCCACTCGTCCTGCTTCTCGATGGCGCTCTCGCACGGGCTGGCCGGCGCCGGCACCCCGCCGGAGTCGCTGGAGACGAGCGCCGACGTGACGTTCCAGCCGGGCGAGGGCATCACGGGCATCGTGCTCACGGTGAAGGGGCACGTGCCGGGCATCTCGGCCGAGCAGTTCCAGGAGGCCGCCGAGACGGCCAAGGCCAACTGTCCGGTCAGCAAGGCCCTGGCGGGCACCACGATCACGCTTGAGGCTGAGCTGCTCTGA
- a CDS encoding sigma-70 family RNA polymerase sigma factor produces the protein MPVEAPYDDRLLHRRVVGGDESALGEVYDRLSPLIFGLALRVTRDRVIAEDITQEVFLVFWERPLAYDPERGTLRAWLATIAHRRAVDHVRAEERRRVSALGPRLFEREPARLEDTVLAADEAERVRQAVTSLPDGLREAVELAYFGGRTYRQVGEELGVPEGTAKSRIRLALRRLADALAEEEV, from the coding sequence GTGCCAGTGGAGGCACCGTACGACGACCGCCTGTTGCACCGGCGGGTGGTCGGCGGCGACGAGTCCGCGCTGGGCGAGGTCTACGATCGGCTCTCCCCGCTGATCTTCGGTCTCGCCCTGCGGGTCACCAGGGACCGGGTGATCGCCGAGGACATCACTCAGGAGGTCTTTCTGGTCTTCTGGGAGCGGCCGCTCGCCTACGACCCCGAGCGTGGCACCTTACGCGCGTGGCTGGCGACGATCGCCCACCGCCGGGCGGTCGACCATGTACGCGCCGAGGAACGCCGGCGGGTGTCCGCGCTGGGGCCGAGGCTGTTCGAGCGCGAACCCGCGAGACTGGAGGACACCGTGCTCGCCGCCGACGAGGCCGAGCGGGTGCGGCAGGCGGTGACGTCACTGCCCGACGGCCTCCGGGAGGCGGTGGAGCTCGCCTATTTCGGCGGCAGGACCTACCGGCAGGTAGGAGAGGAACTGGGCGTGCCCGAGGGCACGGCCAAATCGCGCATCCGGCTGGCGCTGAGACGCCTGGCGGACGCGCTTGCGGAGGAAGAGGTGTAA
- a CDS encoding maleylpyruvate isomerase family mycothiol-dependent enzyme: MDPVERLYLDAMMEDPGVPARSLRPQLLAGARARRRPAAPTAPWAEPYAGRVAAMDALLASAEDDDWSRVIVEGWTLQELVAHLAAKDGLLAASVGAPVLGPPMGATDSLGRTGDVQAYERARSPEQTRRDWRAQADALCRHLADLPPTTPATLDGMEVPVRDQILARCLETWIHTADAAQTARIRLPDPVADHIRPTADLCARLLPWTMLLSGLDGSGRTLRLTLTGDGGGEWQVPLGVEDAGPGTPDAHITADVVAFCFLLGGRGDPAEFPAELAGDLSLARDVLTTAPALSGP, from the coding sequence ATGGACCCCGTCGAGCGCCTCTACCTGGACGCGATGATGGAGGACCCGGGGGTGCCGGCCCGCTCGCTGCGACCCCAGCTCCTGGCCGGGGCCAGGGCCCGGCGCAGGCCCGCGGCTCCCACCGCGCCCTGGGCGGAGCCGTACGCGGGCCGGGTGGCCGCGATGGACGCGCTGCTCGCCTCGGCCGAGGACGACGACTGGTCGCGCGTGATCGTCGAGGGCTGGACCCTCCAGGAACTGGTCGCCCACCTGGCCGCCAAGGACGGCCTGCTGGCCGCCTCCGTGGGGGCTCCCGTGCTGGGCCCGCCCATGGGGGCGACGGACTCGCTGGGACGTACGGGCGACGTGCAGGCGTACGAGCGCGCCCGCAGCCCCGAGCAGACGAGAAGGGACTGGCGGGCCCAGGCCGACGCCCTCTGCCGCCACCTGGCGGACCTGCCGCCCACGACCCCCGCGACGCTGGACGGCATGGAGGTGCCGGTACGTGACCAGATCCTGGCGAGATGCCTGGAGACCTGGATCCACACCGCCGACGCCGCACAGACCGCCCGGATCCGCCTGCCCGACCCCGTCGCGGACCACATCCGCCCGACCGCCGACCTGTGCGCCCGCCTGCTGCCCTGGACGATGCTCCTGTCGGGCCTGGACGGCTCCGGCCGTACCCTCCGCCTCACCCTGACCGGCGACGGCGGGGGCGAGTGGCAGGTGCCGCTGGGGGTCGAGGACGCCGGGCCCGGGACGCCGGACGCGCACATCACGGCGGACGTGGTCGCGTTCTGCTTCCTGCTGGGCGGCAGGGGAGACCCGGCCGAGTTCCCCGCCGAGCTGGCCGGCGACCTCTCGCTGGCCAGGGACGTCCTCACCACGGCGCCCGCGCTTTCCGGCCCCTGA
- a CDS encoding serine hydrolase domain-containing protein, whose translation MSGGLSQAGLRRMRKALDGTVTRGEAPGLVALVHRHGETYVTEHGTTEVGGSAPMRRDTLFRLASMGKPITAVAAMILVEECRLRLDDPVDDLIPELAGRRVLRRIDGPVDDTVPAERPITLRDLLTSRLGLGAIIAPPGSYPIQRAIDEAGLGVGVDGPAVEPDEWIKRLATLPLVHQPGAVWMYHTSMDVLGVLIARAAGQPFDGFLRERVFEPLGMRDTGFHLPAAKLGRLAGSYALDPATGKLVRRNGPREGAWDRPPAFPSGGGAPGLLSTADDYLAFCRMLLDKGRYDGGRLLSRASVELMTTDHLTPENKAGSEIFFGRGAGWGFGIGTNGHREDLAIRPGRYGWDGGLGTSMAVDPTEGVVGILLTQRALGGSRLPRAFVDFWTTAYAALDD comes from the coding sequence ATGAGCGGTGGGCTGTCCCAGGCCGGACTCAGGCGCATGCGCAAGGCGCTCGACGGCACTGTCACGCGCGGTGAGGCGCCGGGGCTGGTGGCGCTCGTGCATCGGCACGGGGAGACGTACGTGACCGAGCACGGCACGACGGAGGTCGGCGGCAGCGCGCCCATGCGGCGGGACACCCTGTTCCGCCTCGCGTCGATGGGCAAGCCGATCACGGCCGTGGCCGCGATGATCCTCGTCGAGGAGTGCCGGCTGCGGCTGGACGACCCGGTGGACGACCTGATCCCCGAGCTGGCCGGGCGGCGCGTGCTGCGGCGGATCGACGGGCCGGTCGACGACACCGTGCCGGCCGAGCGCCCGATCACCCTGCGCGACCTGCTGACCTCCCGCCTCGGCCTGGGAGCGATCATCGCGCCTCCCGGCAGCTACCCCATCCAGCGGGCGATCGACGAGGCGGGGCTCGGGGTCGGGGTGGACGGGCCGGCGGTCGAGCCCGACGAGTGGATCAAGCGGCTCGCCACGCTGCCGCTGGTCCACCAGCCGGGAGCCGTGTGGATGTACCACACCTCGATGGACGTGCTCGGCGTGCTGATCGCGCGTGCCGCGGGGCAGCCGTTCGACGGGTTCCTGCGTGAGCGGGTCTTCGAGCCGCTCGGCATGCGGGACACCGGCTTCCACCTGCCGGCCGCCAAGCTCGGCCGGCTGGCGGGGTCCTACGCCCTCGACCCCGCCACGGGCAAGCTGGTGCGCAGGAACGGCCCCCGAGAGGGGGCCTGGGACCGCCCACCGGCCTTCCCGTCCGGCGGCGGCGCCCCGGGCCTGCTCTCGACCGCCGACGACTACCTGGCCTTCTGCCGCATGCTGCTCGACAAGGGCCGGTACGACGGCGGCCGGCTCCTGTCGCGGGCGTCGGTCGAGCTCATGACCACCGACCACCTCACGCCGGAGAACAAGGCGGGCAGCGAGATCTTCTTCGGCAGGGGCGCCGGCTGGGGGTTCGGGATCGGGACCAACGGCCACCGGGAGGACCTCGCCATCCGGCCGGGACGGTACGGCTGGGACGGCGGCCTGGGCACCTCGATGGCCGTCGATCCCACCGAGGGCGTGGTGGGCATCCTGCTCACCCAGCGGGCCCTGGGCGGGTCGCGGCTGCCGCGCGCGTTCGTGGACTTCTGGACGACGGCGTACGCGGCGCTCGACGACTGA
- a CDS encoding HD domain-containing protein yields the protein MDDEATGLAGLLYEFGLLKRYKRTGWLVAGVRDPESIADHSFRAAVIAGMIAKLEGGNPERAAFMSLFHDTQETRITDIPYIGKRYLKAARNEDVTADQVRGVSEEVADMVADAVGEYEEKASLEAVCARDADKLDCLLQAVEYREQGHQNVQGWIDSSLAAITTPTGKRLAEEALRTGTLEWVTRVLNGD from the coding sequence GTGGATGACGAGGCGACGGGGCTGGCGGGGTTGCTGTACGAGTTCGGGCTGCTCAAGCGCTACAAGAGGACCGGGTGGCTGGTCGCGGGCGTACGCGATCCGGAGAGCATCGCCGATCACTCCTTCCGCGCGGCCGTCATCGCCGGCATGATCGCCAAGCTCGAGGGCGGCAACCCGGAGCGGGCCGCGTTCATGAGCCTCTTCCACGACACGCAGGAGACCCGCATCACCGACATCCCCTACATCGGCAAGCGTTACCTCAAGGCGGCCCGCAACGAGGACGTCACCGCCGACCAGGTGCGGGGTGTGTCCGAAGAAGTGGCGGACATGGTGGCCGACGCGGTGGGGGAGTACGAGGAGAAGGCCAGCCTCGAAGCCGTCTGCGCCCGGGACGCCGACAAACTGGACTGCCTGCTCCAGGCGGTCGAATACCGGGAGCAGGGGCACCAGAACGTCCAGGGCTGGATCGACAGCTCGCTGGCCGCGATCACGACCCCGACCGGCAAGCGCCTCGCCGAGGAGGCCCTGCGCACGGGCACCCTGGAATGGGTGACCCGCGTGCTCAACGGCGACTGA